Genomic window (Zingiber officinale cultivar Zhangliang chromosome 2B, Zo_v1.1, whole genome shotgun sequence):
tccttgtgatttgattgttcttttcggttgacctaaagttatttaaggaaattaaatattaactttccttaaaaggctttgtctagtcggtggtggttgttcccatatccaagaaggccatgtgcctcgccacgtcagtactggaagccaattttggaaattaatatttaatgaaattaataacctaagtgatttggatcgaacgtgttaagttccgcgggagatccgagtctaaacctaaaagaacaaatagattaaactttggatcaaacgtgttaagttccgcagacgatccaagtttaatttaaaagaacacatggtagctaggaaaatgttcagacctttgtataaaatttttgtacagtggaaccattaggttttccgagtagcaaccaacatcagcATCCTCAACACACTTaagagggtcctcggtcaagaaccgagtcAGATTGAgcatggtcaagtagaagagtatCTTCTACTACCACCTCTTGAAATTCATTCTACTAAATGTCTCTGGCTTTTCCTCGTGattgattgacacagttccaatTAGGGCGGAGGGGCGttcatgtgttgagtctgttgcacctcaatattttattttgtgtccATCTCAACAGAATCAGAGTCTATTTCAAGATTATTGGATAAACAATCTGCCGGAGATTTTAGGAATTAGATGAATTTAAATACACCGAATTAAATCCACTTATCTGTCaggatgacctgagctgataatctcagactACCAGCAGGGGCTAGTTTTATGTTAAGTGCTGAACGCAGATCGTAGATTGACAGAGTGGGTAGATCGGTCGAGCGGGTCGTGAGGCAAAGCTTAGCGAATGAACGACCGAGCGAGCGTGCGCCGGACGAGCGTGCGCCGGACGAGCGTGCAGCTGAGCAAGCGAAGAGGTCGAGCGAACGAAACAGACAGAGGTCTGCGGTGGACACAACTTCCTTGAAATAAATTCACCCCTCTCTGGCTGTGTTTCAAGATTTTCTCGAGTTGTCTATTTTTCAAGATACAACGGTTAACCGTGATGCGcaccaagcactagtggtcaTGGCGAACTGAGAGGTACCTGATTGTTACCACGGGTAATTCGCTAAGCAAGAGATGCATGACCTAGGAGAAGGGGAATGGAGGTAGAGAGCTTATGCTTGTGTGTATATTGCATGTAATCACAAccttcttatataggagctcagaccaaTGGGCAATGGGCAATGTTAATGTtcgattaatgatcattattcgtcGAGCAGTGAAATGCCCACGTTTCACTCAGTCATTTACATTATGCATTAATCCttaatttaatgcatccgttatacacttaaaatgttagttttttCACTTGGATAAATTTTACCCATACAGGTCCAGCATTCGGCACGCGCAAGTTGTgttcgcacacgagtcaactttgTTTAGTACAATCCGGGTCCTGAATTTGCACCCCCgcacacccacgcgtgagagagagtctcttctcatgcatttgttcacatcatcaatgatAGTagtcacctggaaggtttcacttagAACCATCCATTCTGAATGGATCTCGTGTAaaatcacctgaagctcctggacttggttgatcactgtcttggagtcaaccatcttgtagtccaggaatcagcctacgatgaacttcttggcccctgcatcctctatcttgtacttcttgtctagGGACTCTCACAACTCCTTAGTCATTCTCTTTATGTTATACACAACGTACAACGAGTCGACAAGACAATTGaagatgtagtttcggcaaaagaactcagaatgagtccatgcctccactgcactgatggtCTACGTATCATCATCCTCAGCacacttgggagggtcctcggtcaagaactgagccgagccagattgagcgtggtcaagtagaaaaGCATTTGCTACTACCAcctcttgaaattcatttcactgaacttctctggcttttacCTGTGATTGATTGACACAATTCCAATCGGGATGGAGGGGGCGttcatgtgttgagtctgttgcacctcaacattttgtTCTGTGGTCATATCAATAGAATCGAAgtatgtttcaagattgttggataaATAATCTGTTGCATGACCTAGGAGAAGGGGAACagaggtggagagcttctgcttgtgTGAATATTGCCTGTGACATCCGTTTGCCCAGACAGGTTCAACATTCGGCGCACGCAGGTTATGCTCGCACATGAGTACAATCCGAGCCCTGGACTTACACCCCATGCGCACCCACGTGTGAAAGAGAGTCTCtcctcatgcatttgttcacatcatcaatgtatgtgaatcaatatagaTCAACCAATATACCTTGAAACTTTCAATATGGGATTAAAATCCCATTCACAATGAAGTTTTATGCTTCTTCCACCTCTTCattattcacatatatccaacaaccACATGACATGATCAAGTCAAAAGTCAAGTTGAGTTTGCAGTTAAGTCAGATCGAGTTCAAGTCAAGTTTGACCAAGCTCGGCCAGGTCTGATTAAGCTCAAGTCAAGTTGGCCCACTTAGAAGACCTCAAGTTGAGCCCCTCCGAGTCGCATCTGAGTTATGCTTGCCCCTAATTTGAAACTATAATTTCACATGACGATTACCAAAGCACAGATCATCAAGAGATGTGCCCTCTTAATCAAGAGGAAAGAGGTGCATACTTTAAGAATGAAGGTCATCATTTCACTTTTTATTTAAAGATAACCGATTGTATTATCAAGgaaatcaaattttattattcTCTAGTATCTTTAATGTTCTTTCGTTTTCTTCATTTTTCTCATAGGTTTGTTTTAAACGTCGAAGGGTCATGCTAAGTCTTAACTCGACCACTCTCCTAACTCTTTGTCTAAGTCCTTTCTCAATTGCCAGAGTTGGACATCTTCATTCGATTCTCAACATCCCTCTGTTCGACAGTAGACTCCCCGTGTAGTTATCCTGACACAGACTGATCTCCTGAGAAGTCATTGTGATGAAAGCCGACCTCATTGAAGCCCAACCTGAAAAAAGTCTACCTCTCGACTTGTCAAGTAGAGCCGAGCTTTTGAGTTGCCGACAGAGCCGACCTCTCAACTTGTCAAAAATCGACTCGATCAGTATTCAGCTGATCGAAAGTACTCAACCATGATTACTTTGCTGAATCTTCCCAACCTTGATCTCGGTAAAATTTAtccatttaattaactttatgtatATTGAATAGATATAAATAAGATTTTATCCAATCGAATATCATATTGCTTATAAATATTTGATTTATTTACCTGATCCTTACATCTACCATAATAGTTTGCAAGACAATAATTGTCAATTAGGGTGGTAAATGAGTTAAATTTTCATGATCAAATttaataagtgtttatttatatttatttaatatatataaaagattaattaaataaataaatttaaataatatattaaattaaacgAATAAATTTGTTGAGTTCCTTAATATTTATAGTTAGagattataaattatttataaataatagTCAAGAATAAATATTATCGGAACTATTTTTGACGAACAAACTGACCAATAATTAGCATCTGAGATACTCAGACATGAAAAACAAATTAATTATGTGTAAAACAATACACCTTAATTAATCTCGCAGCATCTCCATTAATTCATCTATAAATGAACAATCTGCAGGCGCACCTCTCTCCCATCCCTGCTCTACTCCTCCGTCAACTCCAGCCACCGCCGGATTCTTTTTACTCTCCGTGCCGGTAGTAGAGGCGGCGGCTGTGCCTCTATCCGCCGCCACATCTAATGCAATATTCTCTGCACCCGCCACCGCCGTTGCCGTGGTCGATGACTCTTTCCCCGTCAGCCTCTGCACAATCCACTTGAAGTCCCGCTTGTCGGCCTGCACGTACTGTGTCTCTATGATTCTCACCTTCGTAGGCGACCGTCTGACGGCGCCGCCTCCGCCGCCGGCAGACGTCGAAGCGTCCTCCTTGAGCTCCATATCCCAGTGTTGGAATGCAGGTCATGCTGTTTACACGTATCGATATATAGATTTTTAATGCACTAATTAGATTTGGTCCACTTGATTCAGTCAAGGAAGAAGTAATCAGGATTCGAGAACGTCAACGGTCTCACTTGGAGGAACGACGACTGTTTGTTCCAGTCAACCGTGTCGTTGTTACGGTCTTACGGACTCGATCGGAGTCAGGTGTCGCgcgtagaaatattttgaaaacaaacaacaaGAAAAGTAACTTTCTTTATTTTATACCGATCAATGTATTATGAGAGTAGACAATATCCATGTTCAACGGTCAACTAACTCTGTCGACATTATCGTAATAGAAAAGGTCAAAACCATCACATGCCAATAAATAGTCAACATATCATCCGTACCTTAATGGTCACTCGGTCCAGATCCGCTACCGGGTTCCTATGACCGAATCCGTTAATGGCACAGACGCATAATTTCCCGATTCCCGATTCCCGATTCCCGATTCCCGATTCACCTATCGGTGGAGGAAGATGGATTGACGGATTGATGGATTGTTGATCTGGCAATCTCTTCGCTCCCAGCGGATTGAGTTCCCGACAGGAGGAGAATGGAGAGGTTTAAGTGGATCCAACGATCACTTCTTGGCGACGATCGGGAACAAGAAGACGACCTGCTGGGTGAATTCGGCGATGGCTCCTGCTCCCTTTCCCCTCTCCAGGTACTCCTCCATTTCTTCTATCCTTGCTCTCGATTCATTTCTGGCACCTATTGTAACGATTTCTTATTCTTTCTCGATTGGGAGGGCAGAGATTGTATGGCTTCGCCGCGTCTCTTGTCATCGGATTTGCATTTATGCTGTTGGTATGTCGTCAAATTTTAGGGTTTCTCGTCATTTTCCTCTTATCTGTTGTAGCAAAAAaaagtcttttttttttcctccggCAGATCCCAAAGTTAACTCATTTGCTACTTTCTCCTCTGTTGTAGTCCCTGGTTGTTTTCTATAAACCGATCAAGTTCGCCGTACTGTTCACCTTCGGGAATCTGTTTGCAGTGGGAAGGTGAGATTTTGGATGTGGAATTTTGTTCTTAGCAGCATCGACCTTTAGACCTTGTATATGTATTGATCATTTCCTCTCTGCAAAAATGGAGCAATTTCCAGTTGATCATAGATTTTTCCATTACAAGAACCAGCAATATGCAGACTAGACTCTTATCTCTCTTCTGTTACTTGTTCATTCCTCCCGTTCATCTTGAAACTCATGCCAAACACCATCATTGGACAGCACAGCCTTCCTTATCGGGCCAGTACAGCAAGCAAGAATGATGCTTGATCCAGTGCGAGTTTATGCGACGATCATATATGTCGGCAGTGTTGTTGTTGCTCTTGTTTGTGCTCTTTGGGTAAGTTTTATGTAGTTACTTAGCTTTGGCGCCAAAGCTTCATACAAGTTAGAGAAAACTCCTTAATATGCCTACTTGCTTCCATGCAATGCAGGTTCATAGCAAATTGCTTACGGTGATTGCAATTGTAAGCGAAATCTGTGCTCTTGTATGGTAAGTTCTTTTACATTTGTTTTCACACATGTTATGCATACACAAGTCACAACTAAATTAGTATATAAAGGGTAAGTCGAGAGGCCACTAAATTTGAGCAACTCCTTTCACTTGGTAGGAGACTTGCAACTTATTTTGAGCAACTCCTTAAATTTGAGGACACAGTGATCAATCTCTTTTTGTCATCAGTGTTGTGATGCCAACTTATTAAGGATGATTGTTTAGCCATACTACTAGGGAAGATTCATCTGTTTCTACTTTCAATATTGGAAATTATATGCCTCAATCTTAGAAATTGTCTCAAAATAGCAATTTTTCTATCAATTTGTTCCATTGTTTATGAATTACACATTAACTCAGGCCTTACCCTAACTAATCATGAGATAATACATTACTTCGTTTAAGGCATGATTACTTAGAAATACCCCACCTTACTAAATCAATACACAATTGTTCTTATTGCAGGTACAGCTTGAGCTATGTTCCTTTTGCTCGGCGTATGGTCTCTGAGCTGCTTATAAGTTGTTGTGACACAGAGCTTTAAATGCGAGCTGAAAGTGTTTGATTGTGCCTCTCAATAAACTCTATTTATCAGCTAGATTTGTATTCATTCCCTTGATGAGTTGATTCTGTAAAAAATTGCATCACAAATACAGATCAAATTACCTGCTTGTCGCGTTGGCGTTTGCACCAATTCAGACCCGTTGTGTTGTTTCTGGTCTTGTAAAGTTAAAGTGACAGTTTTTCCTGTTAAGAGACGTTTTCTGTTTTTCTTACCGATGTTTGAATGAAATCCTACGAATGAAGATTTGCCATTGATCATGTCTTTGCTGCCAATCTATTTGACTCAATGTCACTGAACTACAATGCTGGAAAGTATGCCATAGAACGATAATATATTTGTTATCTCATTCCGGATTAACGTCCAACCTACAGCACAGAGGCAAAAAGAGACCATTGAACAGCTCCATCTGATGGTGATGCCAAACTCTATATGCTTCACACATGTTGTAGTCCTGAtactttataatttttttcctgAAAGAAATATTGCATTTGAAAACGTAGAGAAATATTTCCAGCGATCCCTACACTCGCACCTATAATTGAAGAACAAAGAAGCTAAACTAAGTGGATATCCTTATAGACCCAAGTTAAAGAAGTGGAGTGCTCAATGATAGGGACTATAGGATACGTAGCTTTCTGAATATGATGTGTTGCAATTGTAATGGGCATTATATCATTATACTGTATTGTGGCATCTCAGAAATGTgttgaaaaatttaaattatgttcCATGTGTTTGGGAACAGAAGGTTCTAGAAAACCTAGATTAAGCATGCCATGTCTTTCTCAGGATGTAACACAGTAAGTAATTGGCGATACAGATTTCATCGATGTTGCAGGGAGATGAGCGATGCCTTCTACTGCACCATCATTTTGTACGAGAATATTCATCTACCTTGTTCAGTGGCAATTCTGATGCTTGTGAATCTATGAAGCCAGACAAAGCCGCAGGTACTAATTATTTATTCCTACACGTGCTCCCAAATTTTAAAggattaaaaattcatttaaacatCTTAATTTATTCCAGCAAATCGGAGAATGAAGATGAAGTGGCTAGGGGACATGCTACTTGTCCATATCATGAATAAAGGACAGAGTTCAAAGAAATGGGGGCTCAAGGGAAATCAAAAGTTAAAGGACAAGAATCCAAGATTTACATAATTGGCGATGCACTCAGTAAACCATGCTAGAAGTAAGAACTACTTCAGCATCCGACGGAGCTAGATCTCATTGCATTCTGATTCTGTCCAGAATTTGAATAGGCCGGATGAGTTATTGTTGGTGTTGACGGAGAGATATCCTTCTCTTATGCGCCTATAAGAACGGACCCCCATGTGGTGCTGACGGACAGCGATGACTGAGCCGACGATACTTGAGCTCTGCGTACACTCAAACAAGCACACGGAACATTAGAGCCTAGAAATCAGGGAAAAGGTCCCTAGAGCATGCCCTCCGACGtttaagtcaggtactttttccctatAAGAATAGTAtatgaaggagaaagaaaagtcaaagacaagtgcgaatgtgcgagagagcgtacctgcgtaagggagagaacctccctttttatatgacagtgcgtatCTCTGGAACCTGACTGATGTCAGGAAATGTTGGGTGTCAGTATCTGTCtggtgatggaggacacgtgacACCCTCTTGTAAACTGGAAGAAGGTTTCACTCACATATGACTGTAAATCATTAGAATTTTGCCTGACATACagtagttattctctgacagacagttacgattccctgactttGTTATCGTGTAGCGTCTTCCGTCTTGCCTGGCATGACTAGGACAGCTTGGGATGATCTATCAGGTATAACACCTAGCCTAAGTCTCGAGGAGCAGAGAGAGCTATAGTGAGATCGCTCTAGAGCTGACCGAGAGTTGACATACTGAGAGAACTAGGCCTAGGTATGATCGAGCTGTGAAAACCCGACCAGTTGGAGTAGGTTAGGAATCACCCCGATTGCACATCCTGATTCAGATCTGGGATCCTGATCTGTAAGCACCCGACCGGGCATCATGCGTCTGACGACACTAGGAAGTCTTACCTTTTCTTTTCCTAACTGTTGACTACCACGTCCTCCTAACTATTGACTACTACGTCCTTCTGATTGTTGACTACCACatctccttgacttttgactgtcacatcccttgacttttgactgtcacatctttttgacttctgactatcacgtctccttgacttttgactgtcacgtctccttgaTTCTTGACGATCGGACACTACTATTATGTACCGTATCACACTCCTTGATTTTATGATGCATAAACAAATTCCCACACGACACAAGCATCGAGTCAGAGTTGAGTAAGCATAAGCTACCTTACCTTATTCATCCTGTCCAACTCATTTCCAATGCTTTCACTTTCACTCGATAGTTCTGAGTAAGCACAAACTTCAAATCCGAGTTCAAATTTGTGTGCAAGCTTCAAGTTCCAGTTCGAGTAGGCGTCCGAGCACTTGTTATGATGACCCACTCAAAATCTCAA
Coding sequences:
- the LOC122049654 gene encoding uncharacterized protein LOC122049654, translated to MELKEDASTSAGGGGGAVRRSPTKVRIIETQYVQADKRDFKWIVQRLTGKESSTTATAVAGAENIALDVAADRGTAAASTTGTESKKNPAVAGVDGGVEQGWERGAPADCSFIDELMEMLRD
- the LOC122049656 gene encoding vesicle transport protein SFT2B-like; protein product: MERFKWIQRSLLGDDREQEDDLLGEFGDGSCSLSPLQRLYGFAASLVIGFAFMLLSLVVFYKPIKFAVLFTFGNLFAVGSTAFLIGPVQQARMMLDPVRVYATIIYVGSVVVALVCALWVHSKLLTVIAIVSEICALVWYSLSYVPFARRMVSELLISCCDTEL